From the Drechmeria coniospora strain ARSEF 6962 chromosome 02, whole genome shotgun sequence genome, the window GtcacagtacggagttgtAGTAATAGCACTGAATGCAGCAACTACAGGATACCTttatgcaagtacctactgtagtcaAGGCAAGGAGCGAACAAGAATATTACcacctacttactagtatGTGGTGTTGCTGCCTTGCCTGTTCAAGTAGCCTGAGGCAACAGTACCATGAAATCAGGTGTTTCCGCGCTTGCATGTGGACGTTCTCTTCACTATTCACTCTTTACTCCTCACGATTCTCTCTCCACTCCTCACTCGTTACTCTTTACTCGTTACTCGTTACTCTATACTCGTCACTCTTTACTCGTCACTCTTCACTCGTTTGCTCTTTACGATTTACGATTTACAATTCACGATTCTCTCTCCACTCTTCACTCTTCACTATTTACGATTTACGATTTACGATTCTCTCTCCACTCTTCACTCTTCACGATTTACGATTTACGACGATTCGCGATTCACGATTCACGATTCACAATTCACAATTTACGATTCGCAATGTACGATTCGCAATTTACGATTCACGATTCCCAATTCACGATTCCCAATTCACGATTCATATTTCACGTTTCACTCTTTACTCCCGCAAACCGGCACAACACGACCTCAAATAGGATCTACTCTTACCTAATTGTTTCAATAGCCTGCCGTATTATCAGCGACTTCAAGACGATTAGGGAACTACTAGACTCAATGCAAGATGCCATCAAGGCACATCAGTCTCTCTATTTTACCGGTAATATTGCAAGGCTAGGCGCAGGGTAAAGCTCGGCTAGCTAGGCAGGATGGTGGGGCAGACCTAGGAGAGTAAAGCTCGGCTAGGCGCAAGGGTAAAGCTCGGCTGGGCAGGGAGGTGGGGCAGATCTAGGAGAGTGGAGTCTGccgtaacagtaacaataagGCGGCTACGGATACAAAAGGCACAGAATCGTAAAGCTTGGAAGAAGGGcaagctttagtcttgaATACAACCTCACGATTGAACGAGGCGCACTTGCTTACTACCTAAATGTCTTCGAACGGGCCCGTCCATTGCAAATATTCTCTATCGGGATATTTCTTCAATCAATGTTATTATTACGAACCTAAAGGTGGCGAATGGATTCAAGGGTATGCTTATTGACCTTGACCTGGCCAAGCCGAGAGATAGATAATGGCCCTAGTAGAGCGCGTTACGGGACAGGTAGTCGAGGTATTCCGTGCAACACCGATCATACCTACCGTCATGATCTTGAGTCATTCTATGATCTTGAGTCGTTCTATGATCTTGGGTAGTTCTATAGTCTTGAATCGTTCTATCATCTTGAGTCGTTCTTTCATGTTCTGCTTTGGATGTGTGCGCGTCAATCATGGAGGACTGGAGTTGCCAGTGTACGGATGCTGCGTAAGGAAAGCATGTTGAGAGATTGGAGATTGGAAGTTTCGATGATGCATGACGCATATTGCGGATCAGACATCGTATGCCACTCACCAGAGACCTGAGGTGCCATTCAAATATTTGATGAAATTGCGAAATTGGTCCTGAAAATGTCCCAGCAAAAGACTCCATCAGCATCATGGGTGCTGTCGCATCAGCGTGTCGACGCCTTCACCATCGACGGCAGGTCTCCAGAACGCCTCACATCTCATAGGAAAAGCATCGCGTCCATGCGATCCACGATGCTGTCATCCCCCCAATTATTTTTGCGGACAAAAACGCATAATATAGACCCTTTGACAAGAGATGACAAAGTGGACGCTCCGAAGCATACGGTTTCTCCAAACGAAACCGAATTCAGTCATCGAAGCGCATGCTGGGTTGCTGATGCAATGCCGTGCCAGAAGCCGCCACCACTTTGACCACGGCAGGAGTGGTTGCGAACCCCAGTCGATGCGTAGCTTGGCTGACGATTAACAGTACTTCTAAATGTTGCGCCGTGGCAATAAAACAAAACCAGTCACCAGTAATGACGCTCACTTGTACCAGCGGATGCGAGGCTGCATCGAAAGCTGTAACCGTGCTCACAAAGTGCTCTGTACTCAGGGTGGAGCTGCATCACATGCCAAGCTAACATGATGCACGTTAAGAGTACCTCTAACTTGAAGAATCGAGAAACTTCCTGCCAGAGTGGCCGAGTGGTTAAGGCGTTGGTTTTAAGTGGCGTACCACTATCACCAATATCGAAAGATGCCCGGGATCGAAACCTGGCTCTGGCTTACTTTTTTTTTGCTTCCGCCGCATTTTCAGTGTCAATTTACGCATCAAATGTTTGCTGGCTTCATTCATCCCCGTGTCGACGAATTCGTAATACTTCAAAATGTGGGTGGCGGTCAGCCATGCTGTGCTCTCTGAATGAAATGGGAATCCATTCCGGCAGCTGGGGAGGGGCACCATGTTGGCGATGAAAATGACGGTGTGAACTGGGTGAAACCGAACACCCCAGCTGTAGGAGCAGGGTCTGCAGATACTAGCGAACCTGTTGCCAATGCTGGTAAAAGTATGCTCGACCCTCGAGATGCTCAATCTACCCTCTTCTACCCTCTTCCAGTGGGCGTGATTTCATCTTGTCGTCAGAGAGCACACTCAAGCATCTAACGGCGAACGGAGCAATTACAGTGGTGGCAGGTTGCTTACAgcgctgcactgcactgtacttagtcTCTAGGGCACCAACTGGAACAAGACATTGTTTGGCCCCGCGCTTCCACCCACTCATCTCAGCGCAGGGAACCCACCCTTCAAGCGAAACGTGACCTGCAGGGTAGGCCGTGATGATTAATAAATAATGAATATCTGACCCTCACGCTCAGCACCATCATTTCAAATACTTCACCTAAACCacaacccccctccccccccggGCTTTTCTTCCAACCTAACCCAACCCAACGCACGATTTCGCAGCCGTTCTACAGCGAGACGAAAATGGCGCAGGAAAAGCCAATGGTGCTCGTGGCGAGCTACAGCTCCCCCGCCAACGACGCCTTCGAAACGAAAAGGACCATtccagcgccgccgtccgatGCCGTCTCCGACAAGACCATCTACCTCGAGGCCCTCcgcaaggccgtcgccgaaacCCAGGGCCAGGTGAACAAGGAACTCACGGCGCGCATGGAGGAGGACAAGGCAcgcgacgcggccgccgacaacccggtcgacgacgacaaggaggaGCAAAACTACGGCGAAGAGGTCCAAGAAGAAGACTGAGGATGCGCTGCCGGCAAGCGGTGTGACGACATGACAGGCTTCCGACATATCTAGTGATAAAACTCTGTCGACACGCCCGCGGGTGCCTCCCACCATGCAGCACggcaggccgccggcgcaaCCGCGGCGGCCAAGCTCGCACCGCACCGTGGCCGTCTAGAAGCCTTTCCCCCAGTTCGGCGCTCGCAGGCTGTCCGCCTTCTGCCCCGTCACGCGGCCCAGACAGCCGTAATGCACCACGACGTTATCCGGCAGGACGGCGACCACGCTCCCCCCGATgcgcatgccgccgccgagcttctTGTGGCAGACGACGCAGTGCCTCTCGTCGGTGATGATGACGTGCCTGTTGCGCCCGCCCTGTCCGTTGGCAGCGTCATCCCCGAGATGCAACCGTGCGGCGATGGATATGCTCTCCGTCTTACGCAGATTCGCCTCGATGCGCGACTGGTTGACGAGACTGTTGGCCGACCGTATGCGCCCGCGAAAGTAGTCCTCCAAtgccccgacggcgaggtcatCCGGTATCAGGCcgagcgtcgacgtggcAGGCAGTCGCGAGCCGTGCTTGGAGAGGAGATCCAGAGCCGGCCCGAGCTGGGGCTCATGAGGAGGCTGCGGCTTGAGGTAGAGCGATAGCAGGACGTGGTATATGGATTTTGTCGGGTCGTCGGATTCGACCGTCTCCGTTCCCTGCGGcagagccgacgacgaggcctcCTGCGACTTGTGTACGCGGTTGCAATATCTGCTCCGGTTAGGAAAACCCAAATCATGCTGCGCACCTCGGACGCGACGTACTCTTCGGCCTTGGCAAAGTCATGCATCTTGAAGACGTAAATGTCCAGGGCCTGTCGATGCTGCCCCATGTTGCTCAGGACGACCGCCTGGGCTTCGTAGAATTCGGCATCTGCGTCCGTCAGCAACCATTCCCCGTCGCCAGGGGGCAGGGGGGGAGGCATCGCATCGTACCATCCTTGGGAATCTGCGAAAAGGCCTTCATCAATCCGTACACCTGCCGCGAGTCGCGCAGGAACTTGACAAACTTGTCCATCAGATGGTCACCTCCCGCCTCCTTTCGGCACAGAGCCTGCACGTAcagctcgacgagacggTTGTGGAAATCCGGCGTCATATCTTCGAGTTCATTGACGAGGTGCTCCAAATACCGCATCTCCAGCTTCGTGTCCAGACCGTGAAGGAAGGAGACGACTCTCTCGCGGGGCAACGTCTCGGCATTCTCCGTATCCCCCGTGAATATCTCCATGGCGTAGCCGGGATTCGCCTCGAGCGTCCACCCGGCATGCTCGAGAATGAGATCAATCTCGGACGGTGGCAGGTTTTGCAGATACTGTATCGTCCGGTCCGGCCCGTGAagtgccggcgccgcctcgtcTGGCTTCGTGGACGACCCGAACCTACGGAGCAGACCCAGAGCCTCGTTGTGCAGCTTCTTGCCGAAGAAGAaatcgacgagctcgttgTACCTGTTATGCTCCAACAGCCTGTCGTTGACGACTTGGGGGTCGCAAAAGTTGGGTATCCGAAACAGGGAACCGGCGAGCGACGGTTGCGAGAACATGTAGGCGCGGAAAAGGGTGGTGTCGACGAGCCGGAAAGTGTTGCgaagctcctcctcgagcttctgatccgactcgtcctcggccgatcGGAAGAATCTCTCGGCAACATCCTCGGCGGAACCTTGGTTGTCCGTCCGGGCTTTCAGCTTGCCCGTCACCGGATCGATGACTCGCTGCAGACGCGCGCGGGTTCCGGCGAGATAGCTGTTCAGCTCCAAGACGGCCTTGGTCAGGTCCTTTCCCTCCGGAGgaccatcctcggcggcatgcGACTCCTTCGAACTCTCcgcgccatcctcctcggctcCATCCTTCTTTGCCGAACCGACGGGCGAGACGTCGGCGGAAGCGGTCTTGTGGGAGCCCCTGAACAGCTtggcgaagccgccgacggcttgTTGCGGGGAACCATCCGCAGGGGTCGTAGGCCTCGTCCCGTGCCTCTTCTTCACCGGCATttcctcgtgctcgtcctgCTTGCGATCGGCATACTGCGACAACTCCCCTGCGATGGAAGGCGGAAACATTCTCAGAACTCGTCCCGGGGCCGCAtggacctcgtcctcgttcatCAAGTCCATTGCTTGCCGATATTTCCTCTTCTTGAAAAGCATTTCGGCCTTGAGCATCTTGACCTCTCGGAGCGTCTCGGCCTTGCTCCTGAGCAGCGCATCTTCAAGCATGGTGAGGATGctgatggcctcgtcgaagcGACCGGCCGTCACCAACTCCTCGACTTGCGAATCGTAATCGGTCGTTCCCATCTTCCAGACGCACCGGTCGCTGGAAATGTGAAAGCCCTTGCCGGCGTGGGCGAGGCTGACGGTCGGCGGGGGGAAGTGCAGCTGGGCCGCGCCGGGCAGGGCGATGGTCTGCAGCATCGACAACGTGTCGGGGTTGCGCACCTCGAGGGAACCCTTGGACGGCGGATGCAGGGCGACGATGTAGGGATACGAGTACCCGATGGAGTCTGGCGCGGCCGGCCATGGTATTTGCCTCTTGTTCAGCGGCTTCCCTTGGTCGCTGATGAACAAGGTGTTGATGTCCTTGGCCAGCAgcatctcgccgtcggcgagcttcgcGGCGAGCGGCTTCGGCATGTAGCCGCCCAGGCCCATGTATCCCATGCCTGCGCTGCTGACGGCACCGAAGCGGCTGCCCTGGCTGGAgcccacgacggcgccgggacCGACgatgtcctcgacggcgcgggaTGCGGCGTCGACCATGACGTACCCTCCATTCATGCCGCAGACCAGCTTCGTCGCGCTCGCCCACGTGATTGTCCGGATCGATTCCGGAaggacgacctcgccgacgtcatgTCCCAGTTCGCTCTCGTGCCAGCTCCAAAGTAGCAGGCGCCGCttcacggccacggccaacCGGCTGATGATTTCGGGTATGCCGGAGTCGGCATCCTTGACGATGTTGGACGTCACGGCGAAGCAGGACGCATTCTTCGATCGGCCGAGCGTTTCGATGAGCCCGTACGATTGCAGGTCGTACAGGGACACGTGGTAGTTGGACAGGGAAACGATGGTGTTGGCTTCCTTGATGATGGCCAGCTGCTCTATCGCGCGCGTCGAGAACTTTTCGACCTCGCGCAGGAGATCCGTCGGCTTTCCCGACGCTCGCGATACGGGTCTACCGCCATCCTCGGTCGTCGTGTTGCTGACCTCGCTGCTGTCGACCGAGGCGTGAGGGACGCTGTGCTGCTCCGTCGAAGGGAGCTCGTTGAGCCGGTAGACGCGAAGCACGCCCGTgttgaggccgacgaggatgcggtCGCCTATTCGAGTCACCGTTAGCTCCAGCACTCGCCAAAAGCACCGATCCTACGTTGCCGAACGTACCGTAGGCGAGGATGGTCTCGATCCTGGACTTGTCTCGCTGACGCAGCTCGATGATGGGTCGGGCGGTGAAGGCGGAGAGCATGGCGCTGGCTGGCCGGGTCGGAGCTCTGCTGCGGCCACCGTCAGACGAAGAGCATTGGGCCGCTCGAGTTTAGCGGGTACGTTAACACATTTGGCAGGTTGATTCTCGCTCCGAGGTTGAGGTggaagacgacgagaagCACGAGAT encodes:
- a CDS encoding Gon7 family protein, whose translation is MKWESIPAAGEGHHVGDENDGVNWVKPNTPAVGAGSADTSEPVANAGKSMLDPRDAQSTLFYPLPVGGTNWNKTLFGPALPPTHLSAGNPPFKRNVTCRPFYSETKMAQEKPMVLVASYSSPANDAFETKRTIPAPPSDAVSDKTIYLEALRKAVAETQGQVNKELTARMEEDKARDAAADNPVDDDKEEQNYGEEVQEED
- a CDS encoding AvaB protein; this encodes MLSAFTARPIIELRQRDKSRIETILAYGDRILVGLNTGVLRVYRLNELPSTEQHSVPHASVDSSEVSNTTTEDGGRPVSRASGKPTDLLREVEKFSTRAIEQLAIIKEANTIVSLSNYHVSLYDLQSYGLIETLGRSKNASCFAVTSNIVKDADSGIPEIISRLAVAVKRRLLLWSWHESELGHDVGEVVLPESIRTITWASATKLVCGMNGGYVMVDAASRAVEDIVGPGAVVGSSQGSRFGAVSSAGMGYMGLGGYMPKPLAAKLADGEMLLAKDINTLFISDQGKPLNKRQIPWPAAPDSIGYSYPYIVALHPPSKGSLEVRNPDTLSMLQTIALPGAAQLHFPPPTVSLAHAGKGFHISSDRCVWKMGTTDYDSQVEELVTAGRFDEAISILTMLEDALLRSKAETLREVKMLKAEMLFKKRKYRQAMDLMNEDEVHAAPGRVLRMFPPSIAGELSQYADRKQDEHEEMPVKKRHGTRPTTPADGSPQQAVGGFAKLFRGSHKTASADVSPVGSAKKDGAEEDGAESSKESHAAEDGPPEGKDLTKAVLELNSYLAGTRARLQRVIDPVTGKLKARTDNQGSAEDVAERFFRSAEDESDQKLEEELRNTFRLVDTTLFRAYMFSQPSLAGSLFRIPNFCDPQVVNDRLLEHNRYNELVDFFFGKKLHNEALGLLRRFGSSTKPDEAAPALHGPDRTIQYLQNLPPSEIDLILEHAGWTLEANPGYAMEIFTGDTENAETLPRERVVSFLHGLDTKLEMRYLEHLVNELEDMTPDFHNRLVELYVQALCRKEAGGDHLMDKFVKFLRDSRQVYGLMKAFSQIPKDDAEFYEAQAVVLSNMGQHRQALDIYVFKMHDFAKAEEYVASESQEASSSALPQGTETVESDDPTKSIYHVLLSLYLKPQPPHEPQLGPALDLLSKHGSRLPATSTLGLIPDDLAVGALEDYFRGRIRSANSLVNQSRIEANLRKTESISIAARLHLGDDAANGQGGRNRHVIITDERHCVVCHKKLGGGMRIGGSVVAVLPDNVVVHYGCLGRVTGQKADSLRAPNWGKGF